A genomic region of Candidozyma auris chromosome 5, complete sequence contains the following coding sequences:
- a CDS encoding mitochondrial 54S ribosomal protein MRP49, with the protein MSSKMFQRLPKSSLSKQISRLNIIAGTPNTAFKFGSDVKKIELVLLEKNVMGPAIGLKKFWRVHLPTLKFHNDDVEFFCTRVSANSKEEIRKVPAKVIIHDSSNNTSEFDCASLDKDRILKKLVRITGATPIPQSEIPHIQHPNVA; encoded by the coding sequence ATGTCGAGCAAGATGTTCCAAAGGTTGCCcaagtcttctttgtcCAAGCAAATATCAAGGCTTAATATAATTGCGGGTACGCCGAACACTGCCTTCAAGTTCGGAAGCGAcgtcaagaagatcgaaCTCGTTCTTCTAGAGAAGAATGTCATGGGACCAGCCATTGGattaaaaaaattttggCGAGTTCATTTGCCAACATTGAAGTTTCACAATGATGACGtggaatttttttgtaCAAGAGTCCTGGCTAACAGCAAAGAGGAAATAAGAAAGGTTCCTGCAAAGGTCATCATTCACGACTCGTCAAATAACACATCTGAATTTGATTGTGCATCACTCGATAAAGACAGAAtcctcaagaagttggtgaggATTACAGGAGCTACACCGATCCCTCAGTCAGAGATCCCACACATTCAACATCCTAATGTAGCATGA
- a CDS encoding short-chain dehydrogenase/reductase gives MTSFPSKCFYFIHGQLRKASHLVVGHTLDVKKDVVVVTGGSSGLGKEIAAQFAATGVKVAVMDIITPSAESEIPYVQYFKCDVGDEDDVKTCYDSICGTVGRPTVLVNNAAIATGKMLSELSCDEIRQTIRVNLLSSFYTIKKFLPSMQQQKRGYIVTIGSVLGYMSPAQLSAYGASKAALIALHESITYELGAPSLCAHGVKTLLICPGKMKTPMFDSVATSWRWIAPELEPAYVARSIIEALQHGRRGEIKLPFYANFLPLFRAMPWPITELARHVSGIDDSMRRFGNTIECREDNLTGSIVGNVDLKY, from the coding sequence ATGACTTCATTTCCTAGCAAGTGCTTCTATTTCATTCATGGTCAATTACGTAAAGCGTCTCATCTTGTGGTAGGCCATACCCTTGATGTAAAAAAAGACGTGGTGGTTGTCACTGGCGGTTCGAGTGGTTTAGGTAAGGAGATCGCAGCGCAGTTCGCTGCCACTGGTGTCAAAGTCGCTGTGATGGATATCATCACACCTCTGGCCGAGTCAGAAATTCCTTATGTTCAATATTTCAAATGCGATGTGGGAGACGAGGACGATGTGAAGACTTGCTATGACAGCATTTGTGGAACAGTCGGCAGGCCGACAGTGTTGGTTAATAATGCAGCTATCGCAACTGGTAAGATGCTCTCAGAATTATCCTGTGATGAGATCAGACAAACTATTCGGGTCAACCTTCTTCTGAGCTTCTACACAATTAAGAAGTTTCTACCATCCATGCAACAGCAGAAGCGGGGTTACATCGTTACAATTGGATCCGTCCTAGGTTACATGTCGCCTGCTCAACTAAGTGCCTACGGTGCATCTAAAGCTGCACTCATAGCACTCCATGAGCTGATAACGTACGAGCTTGGAGCTCCTCTGCTTTGCGCTCACGGTGTCAAAACCTTGCTTATTTGCCCAGGGAAGATGAAGACACCAATGTTCGATAGCGTAGCCACTTCTTGGCGCTGGATAGCGCCGGAGCTTGAGCCCGCTTATGTTGCCAGAAGCATCATCGAAGCACTCCAACATGGGCGCCGAggagaaatcaaacttCCATTCTATGCCAACTTCTTGCCTCTCTTCCGCGCAATGCCTTGGCCCATTACCGAATTGGCCAGGCATGTCTCCGGAATTGATGACAGCATGCGTCGCTTTGGGAATACAATTGAATGTCGTGAAGATAATTTGACAGGAAGCATAGTCGGTAACGTAGATCTCAAGTACTAA
- the TRS33 gene encoding Trs33p, translating to MDVLDSQRQVSGVCFDLLLQELVPLSLRVSHFDDKKGQLQETDKDYQTRIDTKLSQLDGDYPGTVAIYDSKTLNEDEETLKVEAYGYSTGLRLTEVLMYKAGNSLNKIVDILDIMKFVCRDVWKCSFNKQMDNLRTNHRGTFVLIDNEHRLISRLNSSKGNPDSISKARSYLWFSCGLIRGVLMSFGVEAHVSAEISQFPSVIFNIQTTINN from the coding sequence atggaTGTGCTAGATTCTCAAAGGCAGGTAAGCGGCGTATGCTTcgaccttcttcttcaagaacttgtgCCGTTATCCTTGAGAGTGTCGCATTTTGATGACAAAAAAGGGCAACTACAAGAAACCGACAAGGACTATCAAACACGTATTGATACCAAGCTACTGCAATTAGATGGTGATTACCCTGGCACTGTTGCAATATACGACTCAAAGACcctcaatgaagatgaggagaCGCTCAAGGTAGAAGCTTACGGCTATTCAACCGGCCTTCGACTCACAGAGGTTTTGATGTACAAGGCAGGCAATctgctcaacaaaattGTTGACATCTTGGACATAATGAAGTTTGTTTGTCGAGATGTCTGGAAATGTCTGTTTAACAAGCAAATGGATAACCTTCGAACGAATCATCGTGGTACGTTTGTCCTCATAGATAACGAGCATAGGCTTATATCTCGCTTAAACAGCTCGAAGGGCAATCCAGATTCAATAAGCAAGGCACGCTCGTATTTGTGGTTTTCCTGCGGTCTTATACGAGGCGtcttgatgagctttgGTGTGGAAGCACACGTTTCAGCTGAGATCTCGCAATTCCCTTCTGTCATTTTCAACATCCAAACTACGATAAATAACTAA
- the WHI3 gene encoding mRNA-binding protein, protein MMNPNLNPGPSLPSQPSLLSGSFSSVSHPSNNSQPPSSGSLSQQFSLKLSNLPQDLSEREAQLIFALVNDDVASVELKDQVITAVFKTLNTCITTGKLLEHKPIFGSNSPHVNVEYDANVSMMATSNAFNNMRLSNSGISPPSSHPVPSAAQLLSNSQSGQQSLGQGTFDSFQKRKSVGNQRSRFLFSDPFSGATTPTNANPGGGSIDLSDITGKSILMMESHNDAREYENLVRDPWSSQAPGTMNFGSNPETPGMNVSNSFEWGVSSGQSNQQSQQQQSGQSSSQQQQSQQQQPQQQQQQPNHSNKSQSASSMSGSVSSTSNAPGSLNGERRRTSSAFFTNGPGSTVQPQTASQPQTTQQPQTVAAILSQGPTQSNGNNLTPLSIPSNSINRNGPPSSSSAPGTQAASQSSQPNSATTPTNSARSSTKDVPDLSLLARVPPPANPADQNPPCNTLYVGNLPPDATEAELRTLFSPQKGFRRLSFRTKNQSSSSNANSSHNHGPMCFVEFEDVAHATIALAELYGRALPRPNGSNGKGGIRLSFSKNPLGVRGPGNPRRTSSQQGSNSGTNSNVGNYGYQNYH, encoded by the coding sequence ATGATGAATCCAAATCTTAATCCAGGTCCATCGTTACCTAGCCAGCCCAGTCTTCTCTCGGGCTCCTTCTCATCTGTGTCTCATCCTTCAAACAATCTGCAACCTCCTTCATCGGGCTCTCTTCTGCAGcagttttctttgaagcttcTGAATTTGCCTCAGGATTTGTCAGAGAGAGAGGCTCAACTCATCTTTGCTTTGGTCAACGATGACGTTGCCAGCGTTGAGCTCAAGGACCAAGTCATTACTGCCGTTTTCAAGACTCTCAATACTTGCATCACCACAGgaaaacttcttgaacacaAGCCCATTTTTGGAAGCAATCTGCCGCATGTAAACGTGGAGTACGATGCTAATGTGTCCATGATGGCTACATCGAATGCTTTCAACAACATGAGACTTTCTAACTCCGGCATCTCTCCTCCCTCATCGCATCCTGTTCCACTGGCTGCTCAGTTATTATCCAACTCTCAGTCTGGTCAGCAATCATTGGGCCAGGGAACGTTTGATTCATTCCAGAAACGCAAATCTGTGGGTAATCAAAGGTCTCGTTTCCTCTTTAGTGATCCTTTCTCAGGTGCCACAACCCCAACAAATGCAAATCCTGGCGGCGGCTCCATCGATTTGAGTGACATCACAGGTAAATCGATTCTCATGATGGAGTCTCACAATGACGCTAGGGAGTATGAAAACCTAGTACGCGACCCTTGGTCATCTCAAGCGCCTGGAACCATGAATTTCGGATCTAATCCCGAAACACCAGGAATGAACGTTTCTAACTCTTTTGAGTGGGGTGTTTCGTCAGGGCAGCTGAATCAGCAATCCCAACAGCAACAATCAGGACAATCGCTGTCTCAACAGCAGCAATcccagcagcagcagccgcaacaacagcaacagcagccAAACCACTCGAACAAGTCGCAGTcggcttcttcaatgagcGGCTCTGTCTCTCTGACCTCAAATGCCCCTGGCTCACTTAATggagagagaagaagaacctcATCTGCATTCTTCACAAACGGACCAGGCAGCACGGTTCAACCACAGACGGCTTCTCAACCCCAGACCACGCAACAACCTCAAACAGTGGCTGCAATCCTTTCTCAGGGGCCAACACAATCCAACGGAAACAACTTGACCCCCTTGTCCATTCCATCCAATTCCATCAATAGAAATGGACCAccctcatcttcatccgCTCCCGGTACTCAAGCGGCCAGTCAGTCATCTCAACCAAACTCCGCAACAACACCAACTAATTCAGCTCGCTCATCTACGAAGGATGTGCCAGATTTGTCCTTGTTAGCGAGAGTACCACCACCAGCAAACCCTGCTGACCAAAACCCTCCCTGTAATACGTTATATGTTGGTAATCTTCCTCCAGATGCCACGGAAGCTGAGCTTCGCACATTGTTTTCACCGCAGAAAGGTTTTAGGAGATTATCGTTCAGAACAAAGAATCAGTCTTCGAGTTCCAACGCGAACTCTTCCCACAACCATGGCCCGATGTGTTttgttgagtttgaggaTGTTGCACATGCTACTATCGCTCTTGCAGAATTGTATGGCCGTGCTTTACCTAGACCGAACGGTAGCAACGGTAAAGGGGGAATCagactttctttttccaaaaatcCCCTCGGCGTTAGAGGTCCGGGAAACCCCAGAAGGACATCATCGCAACAGGGTTCCAACAGTGGAACAAACAGCAATGTTGGAAACTATGGCTATCAAAACTATCATTGA
- the ECM42 gene encoding glutamate N-acetyltransferase — protein MKVSVRLLKSLPKAERFVPKSGIYPKGFVVGGIHTGVKKDTHALDLAMIHNVSGNDGIASAVFTTNRFKAAPVQVSSKIIKQKNGHVNSLVINSGNANAVTGTQGLQDAHNMIKVTDAVLENEEDSSLVMSTGVIGQKLPIDNILQGIPKLALSNLGSSHEHWLACAQAICTTDTFPKLVSKQFDLNGTTYTLAGLAKGAGMICPNMATLLGFFATDAPVTSNALNQILKYAVDRSFNSISVDGDMSTNDTIVAIANGAAGGKVIDASAESAEEFSVLRTEITGFAQQLAQLVVRDGEGATKFITIKVTDATSYREAKEISSSIANSSLFKTAMYGNDANWGRILCAIGYAKVNANAVNPSRTSVSLVPADGNEPLPLLVNGEPEDVDEERALQILQNEEIGIHVSLGTGGGQEATYWTCDLTHDYVTINADYRS, from the coding sequence ATGAAGGTATCAGTTCGCCTTTTGAAGTCGCTTCCAAAAGCTGAAAGGTTTGTGCCCAAGCTGGGCATATACCCAAAAGGTTTTGTCGTTGGAGGTATTCATACTGGTGTCAAGAAAGACACTCATGCGCTTGATTTGGCTATGATTCATAATGTATCGGGTAACGATGGAATTGCCTCAGCAGTGTTTACCACAAATAGGTTTAAGGCCGCCCCGGTACAAGTATCGTCCAAAATaatcaagcaaaaaaatggcCATGTGAACTCGCTAGTTATAAATTCAGGTAACGCAAACGCAGTGACCGGCACTCAAGGTCTTCAAGACGCTCATAACATGATCAAAGTTACAGACGCAGTGTTGGAGAATGAGGAAGACTCCTCCCTAGTGATGTCTACCGGTGTCATTGGTCAAAAATTGCCGATCGACAACATCTTGCAAGGGATTCCCAAATTGGCACTCAGCAATTTGGGATCTAGTCACGAACATTGGCTTGCATGTGCACAAGCCATTTGCACAACGGATACCTTTCCAAAACTTGTAAGTAAGCAGTTCGACTTGAATGGCACGACATATACGCTTGCTGGTCTAGCCAAAGGTGCGGGAATGATATGTCCAAACATGGCAACccttcttggcttcttcgCCACTGACGCTCCCGTGACTTCGAATGCTTTGAATCAAATTTTAAAGTATGCTGTCGATCGCTCTTTCAACTCCATATCGGTTGATGGTGATATGTCGACAAATGATACAATTGTCGCGATAGCCAACGGAGCAGCGGGTGGGAAAGTAATTGATGCATCGGCTGAGAGCGCCGAAGAATTCTCGGTTCTTCGTACAGAGATCACAGGCTTCGCTCAGcaacttgctcaattggTTGTTCGTGATGGCGAGGGAGCCACGAAGTTCATCACTATCAAAGTCACCGACGCTACATCTTACCGCGAGGCCAAAGAAATCTCCTCCTCCATTGCAAACTcatctctcttcaagactGCGATGTATGGTAATGATGCTAATTGGGGTAGAATCTTATGTGCAATTGGATATGCCAAAGTGAACGCTAATGCCGTTAACCCATCTCGTACATCAGTCCTGCTAGTTCCAGCTGATGGTAATGAGCCCTTACCCTTGTTGGTAAATGGAGAGCCCGAAGATGTGGACGAAGAACGAGCTCTTCAGATTTTacaaaatgaagagatAGGTATACATGTATCATTGGGAACAGGTGGAGGCCAGGAGGCGACATACTGGACTTGTGATCTCACGCACGACTATGTCACAATTAATGCAGATTATCGTTCATAG